One part of the Gallus gallus isolate bGalGal1 unplaced genomic scaffold, bGalGal1.mat.broiler.GRCg7b scaffold_62, whole genome shotgun sequence genome encodes these proteins:
- the GPS2 gene encoding G protein pathway suppressor 2 isoform X3: protein MPALLERPKLSSAMARALHRHVMMERERKRQEEEEVDKMMEQKLREEQERRRRKEMEERMSLEETREQLQKLQERLAALQDEKHQLFLQLKKVLHEEEKRRRKEQSDLTTLTAAAYQQGLVHSGGHVLNMQGSPGGHGRAGTLLGTERGKQMYGAVISTRHFGAFGAEPFQGAQTAPPGPFAVGQNQFGAAQPGGFGGAQQLRGPAPFAALPFLPQQPPGGAFGLHGPFPAPTGFLPPSSSLPLQKQLEHANQQSGFSDAALHNTQLLPSAPLPTVGKGALPFPHARPASPGSFQPHGASGQQPHGGQRFYHK from the exons ATGCCGGCGCTGCTGGAGCGGCCGAAGCTCTCCTCGGCCATGGCGAGGGCGCTGCACCGCCACGTGATGATGGAGCGCGAGCGGAAGCGGCAGG aggaggaggaggtggataAGATGATGGAGCAGAAGCTGCGGGAGGAGCAGGAGCGGCGGCGcaggaaggagatggaggagcGGATGTCGCTGGAGGAGACGCGGGAGCAG ctgcagaagctgcaggagCGGCTGGCGGCGCTGCAGGACGAGAAGCATCAGCTGttcctgcagctgaagaaagTGCTGCACGAGGAGGAGAAGCGGCGCCGCAAAGAGCAGag CGACCTGACCACGCTGACGGCCGCCGCCTACCAGCAGGGATTGGTGCACAGCGGGGGGCACGTCCTCAACATGCAGG GCAGCCCTGGGGGTCACGGCCGCGCGGGGACTCTGCTGGGAACGGAGCGGGGAAAGCAGATGTACGGCGCCGTCATCAGC acGCGGCACTTTGGGGCCTTTGGGGCGGAGCCGTTCCAGGGGGCGCAGacggccccccccggccccttCGCTGTGGGGCAGAATCAGTTCGGGGCCGCACAGCCGGGGGGGTTCGGAGGAGCCCAACAGCTGAGGG gccccgcccccttcGCGGCGCTGCCGTTCCTCCCCCAGCAGCCACCGGGCGGCGCCTTCGGCCTCCACGGCCCCTTCCCGGCACCCACCG GGTTTcttccccccagcagcagcctccccctgcagaagcagctggagCATGCCAACCAGCAGTCCGGCTTCAGCGACGCC GCGCTGCACAACACCCAACTGCTGCCCAGCGCCCCACTGCCCACCGTGGGGAAG GGGGCGCTGCCCTTCCCCCACgcccgccccgcctcacctgGGAGTTTCCAGCCCCACGGAGCCAGCgggcagcagccccatggg GGGCAGCGCTTCTACCACAAGTGA
- the GPS2 gene encoding G protein pathway suppressor 2 isoform X4: protein MPALLERPKLSSAMARALHRHVMMERERKRQEEEEVDKMMEQKLREEQERRRRKEMEERMSLEETREQLQKLQERLAALQDEKHQLFLQLKKVLHEEEKRRRKEQSDLTTLTAAAYQQGLVHSGGHVLNMQGSPGGHGRAGTLLGTERGKQMYGAVISTRHFGAFGAEPFQGAQTAPPGPFAVGQNQFGAAQPGGFGGAQQLRGPAPFAALPFLPQQPPGGAFGLHGPFPAPTGFLPPSSSLPLQKQLEHANQQSGFSDAGALPFPHARPASPGSFQPHGASGQQPHGGQRFYHK from the exons ATGCCGGCGCTGCTGGAGCGGCCGAAGCTCTCCTCGGCCATGGCGAGGGCGCTGCACCGCCACGTGATGATGGAGCGCGAGCGGAAGCGGCAGG aggaggaggaggtggataAGATGATGGAGCAGAAGCTGCGGGAGGAGCAGGAGCGGCGGCGcaggaaggagatggaggagcGGATGTCGCTGGAGGAGACGCGGGAGCAG ctgcagaagctgcaggagCGGCTGGCGGCGCTGCAGGACGAGAAGCATCAGCTGttcctgcagctgaagaaagTGCTGCACGAGGAGGAGAAGCGGCGCCGCAAAGAGCAGag CGACCTGACCACGCTGACGGCCGCCGCCTACCAGCAGGGATTGGTGCACAGCGGGGGGCACGTCCTCAACATGCAGG GCAGCCCTGGGGGTCACGGCCGCGCGGGGACTCTGCTGGGAACGGAGCGGGGAAAGCAGATGTACGGCGCCGTCATCAGC acGCGGCACTTTGGGGCCTTTGGGGCGGAGCCGTTCCAGGGGGCGCAGacggccccccccggccccttCGCTGTGGGGCAGAATCAGTTCGGGGCCGCACAGCCGGGGGGGTTCGGAGGAGCCCAACAGCTGAGGG gccccgcccccttcGCGGCGCTGCCGTTCCTCCCCCAGCAGCCACCGGGCGGCGCCTTCGGCCTCCACGGCCCCTTCCCGGCACCCACCG GGTTTcttccccccagcagcagcctccccctgcagaagcagctggagCATGCCAACCAGCAGTCCGGCTTCAGCGACGCC GGGGCGCTGCCCTTCCCCCACgcccgccccgcctcacctgGGAGTTTCCAGCCCCACGGAGCCAGCgggcagcagccccatggg GGGCAGCGCTTCTACCACAAGTGA
- the GPS2 gene encoding G protein pathway suppressor 2 gives MPALLERPKLSSAMARALHRHVMMERERKRQEEEEVDKMMEQKLREEQERRRRKEMEERMSLEETREQLQKLQERLAALQDEKHQLFLQLKKVLHEEEKRRRKEQSDLTTLTAAAYQQGLVHSGGHVLNMQGSPGGHGRAGTLLGTERGKQMYGAVISTRHFGAFGAEPFQGAQTAPPGPFAVGQNQFGAAQPGGFGGAQQLRGPAPFAALPFLPQQPPGGAFGLHGPFPAPTGFLPPSSSLPLQKQLEHANQQSGFSDAALHNTQLLPSAPLPTVGKGALPFPHARPASPGSFQPHGASGQQPHGSGFPPGAPPPARHAPFLPHPPQGQRFYHK, from the exons ATGCCGGCGCTGCTGGAGCGGCCGAAGCTCTCCTCGGCCATGGCGAGGGCGCTGCACCGCCACGTGATGATGGAGCGCGAGCGGAAGCGGCAGG aggaggaggaggtggataAGATGATGGAGCAGAAGCTGCGGGAGGAGCAGGAGCGGCGGCGcaggaaggagatggaggagcGGATGTCGCTGGAGGAGACGCGGGAGCAG ctgcagaagctgcaggagCGGCTGGCGGCGCTGCAGGACGAGAAGCATCAGCTGttcctgcagctgaagaaagTGCTGCACGAGGAGGAGAAGCGGCGCCGCAAAGAGCAGag CGACCTGACCACGCTGACGGCCGCCGCCTACCAGCAGGGATTGGTGCACAGCGGGGGGCACGTCCTCAACATGCAGG GCAGCCCTGGGGGTCACGGCCGCGCGGGGACTCTGCTGGGAACGGAGCGGGGAAAGCAGATGTACGGCGCCGTCATCAGC acGCGGCACTTTGGGGCCTTTGGGGCGGAGCCGTTCCAGGGGGCGCAGacggccccccccggccccttCGCTGTGGGGCAGAATCAGTTCGGGGCCGCACAGCCGGGGGGGTTCGGAGGAGCCCAACAGCTGAGGG gccccgcccccttcGCGGCGCTGCCGTTCCTCCCCCAGCAGCCACCGGGCGGCGCCTTCGGCCTCCACGGCCCCTTCCCGGCACCCACCG GGTTTcttccccccagcagcagcctccccctgcagaagcagctggagCATGCCAACCAGCAGTCCGGCTTCAGCGACGCC GCGCTGCACAACACCCAACTGCTGCCCAGCGCCCCACTGCCCACCGTGGGGAAG GGGGCGCTGCCCTTCCCCCACgcccgccccgcctcacctgGGAGTTTCCAGCCCCACGGAGCCAGCgggcagcagccccatggg tCCGGGTTCCCCCCCGGAGctccgccccccgcccgccaCGCGCCGTTCCTGCCCCACCCCCCCCAGGGGCAGCGCTTCTACCACAAGTGA
- the GPS2 gene encoding G protein pathway suppressor 2 isoform X1: MPALLERPKLSSAMARALHRHVMMERERKRQEEEEVDKMMEQKLREEQERRRRKEMEERMSLEETREQKLQERLAALQDEKHQLFLQLKKVLHEEEKRRRKEQSDLTTLTAAAYQQGLVHSGGHVLNMQGSPGGHGRAGTLLGTERGKQMYGAVISTRHFGAFGAEPFQGAQTAPPGPFAVGQNQFGAAQPGGFGGAQQLRGPAPFAALPFLPQQPPGGAFGLHGPFPAPTGFLPPSSSLPLQKQLEHANQQSGFSDAALHNTQLLPSAPLPTVGKGALPFPHARPASPGSFQPHGASGQQPHGSGFPPGAPPPARHAPFLPHPPQGQRFYHK; this comes from the exons ATGCCGGCGCTGCTGGAGCGGCCGAAGCTCTCCTCGGCCATGGCGAGGGCGCTGCACCGCCACGTGATGATGGAGCGCGAGCGGAAGCGGCAGG aggaggaggaggtggataAGATGATGGAGCAGAAGCTGCGGGAGGAGCAGGAGCGGCGGCGcaggaaggagatggaggagcGGATGTCGCTGGAGGAGACGCGGGAGCAG aagctgcaggagCGGCTGGCGGCGCTGCAGGACGAGAAGCATCAGCTGttcctgcagctgaagaaagTGCTGCACGAGGAGGAGAAGCGGCGCCGCAAAGAGCAGag CGACCTGACCACGCTGACGGCCGCCGCCTACCAGCAGGGATTGGTGCACAGCGGGGGGCACGTCCTCAACATGCAGG GCAGCCCTGGGGGTCACGGCCGCGCGGGGACTCTGCTGGGAACGGAGCGGGGAAAGCAGATGTACGGCGCCGTCATCAGC acGCGGCACTTTGGGGCCTTTGGGGCGGAGCCGTTCCAGGGGGCGCAGacggccccccccggccccttCGCTGTGGGGCAGAATCAGTTCGGGGCCGCACAGCCGGGGGGGTTCGGAGGAGCCCAACAGCTGAGGG gccccgcccccttcGCGGCGCTGCCGTTCCTCCCCCAGCAGCCACCGGGCGGCGCCTTCGGCCTCCACGGCCCCTTCCCGGCACCCACCG GGTTTcttccccccagcagcagcctccccctgcagaagcagctggagCATGCCAACCAGCAGTCCGGCTTCAGCGACGCC GCGCTGCACAACACCCAACTGCTGCCCAGCGCCCCACTGCCCACCGTGGGGAAG GGGGCGCTGCCCTTCCCCCACgcccgccccgcctcacctgGGAGTTTCCAGCCCCACGGAGCCAGCgggcagcagccccatggg tCCGGGTTCCCCCCCGGAGctccgccccccgcccgccaCGCGCCGTTCCTGCCCCACCCCCCCCAGGGGCAGCGCTTCTACCACAAGTGA
- the GPS2 gene encoding G protein pathway suppressor 2 isoform X2, with the protein MPALLERPKLSSAMARALHRHVMMERERKRQEEEEVDKMMEQKLREEQERRRRKEMEERMSLEETREQLQKLQERLAALQDEKHQLFLQLKKVLHEEEKRRRKEQSDLTTLTAAAYQQGLVHSGGHVLNMQGSPGGHGRAGTLLGTERGKQMYGAVISTRHFGAFGAEPFQGAQTAPPGPFAVGQNQFGAAQPGGFGGAQQLRGPAPFAALPFLPQQPPGGAFGLHGPFPAPTGFLPPSSSLPLQKQLEHANQQSGFSDAGALPFPHARPASPGSFQPHGASGQQPHGSGFPPGAPPPARHAPFLPHPPQGQRFYHK; encoded by the exons ATGCCGGCGCTGCTGGAGCGGCCGAAGCTCTCCTCGGCCATGGCGAGGGCGCTGCACCGCCACGTGATGATGGAGCGCGAGCGGAAGCGGCAGG aggaggaggaggtggataAGATGATGGAGCAGAAGCTGCGGGAGGAGCAGGAGCGGCGGCGcaggaaggagatggaggagcGGATGTCGCTGGAGGAGACGCGGGAGCAG ctgcagaagctgcaggagCGGCTGGCGGCGCTGCAGGACGAGAAGCATCAGCTGttcctgcagctgaagaaagTGCTGCACGAGGAGGAGAAGCGGCGCCGCAAAGAGCAGag CGACCTGACCACGCTGACGGCCGCCGCCTACCAGCAGGGATTGGTGCACAGCGGGGGGCACGTCCTCAACATGCAGG GCAGCCCTGGGGGTCACGGCCGCGCGGGGACTCTGCTGGGAACGGAGCGGGGAAAGCAGATGTACGGCGCCGTCATCAGC acGCGGCACTTTGGGGCCTTTGGGGCGGAGCCGTTCCAGGGGGCGCAGacggccccccccggccccttCGCTGTGGGGCAGAATCAGTTCGGGGCCGCACAGCCGGGGGGGTTCGGAGGAGCCCAACAGCTGAGGG gccccgcccccttcGCGGCGCTGCCGTTCCTCCCCCAGCAGCCACCGGGCGGCGCCTTCGGCCTCCACGGCCCCTTCCCGGCACCCACCG GGTTTcttccccccagcagcagcctccccctgcagaagcagctggagCATGCCAACCAGCAGTCCGGCTTCAGCGACGCC GGGGCGCTGCCCTTCCCCCACgcccgccccgcctcacctgGGAGTTTCCAGCCCCACGGAGCCAGCgggcagcagccccatggg tCCGGGTTCCCCCCCGGAGctccgccccccgcccgccaCGCGCCGTTCCTGCCCCACCCCCCCCAGGGGCAGCGCTTCTACCACAAGTGA